The Rutidosis leptorrhynchoides isolate AG116_Rl617_1_P2 unplaced genomic scaffold, CSIRO_AGI_Rlap_v1 contig293, whole genome shotgun sequence DNA segment CTTCTGTCGCGTGTAATCAACTTACAGCTGTACTAACCCTGATTTTGTTTTATTTCGGATAAAATGTACTAATCCTGTTTTAATTACTGCCTTTTCAGGATTTTTCTTTATCCAAAATGATAACGAATTCAAAGAACCAAATATCTAAAGCCACGGTGTAATTCTTATCAAATTCAAAAATTAGTAAATAAATTGGGAATTTTCTTTTATATTAACGAAATTTTCTTAATATATATCACGTTATTATAGTTGAAATCAAATTAGGCTAGTGACGTGGAGGCACGCTCAATTAAGCGCGTTTGGAGTTAGCACTTCAATCCAATAACAAGCTGTTGCGTACATGACTCAGCTTTACGTGGATACACTAATCCCAGCTAAAAATCGGGTTACCTGACTCAGCACCTAGTCACAATTAACAAGCGCTGACTTCTAGTTTCCGCCGTTTAAATTAAAAATCAAATGGTTGATATGCGATCACGCGAATGAATTCCTTCTTAGCCGTCCAATGTACAAACGGTGTAGATTTTGCCACGTCATTAGAATCAATAAAGGGAAAAACTTACCTATTGTTTCATAAATAATGTTCATGTTGTTGATCCAATCAAaatttaacatatatattatatcTGATGTGAAAACCAAAATACTCGACTAAACTTTTAAATTATCTATACTATATTATCCCATCTCTCCTCCTTTCACTCCTCCTCAATCCTTCATAACTTCCACGACACTACCGTATAAGGAAATTGACTCGCATCTCCTATCTCTTTCAATTATGAATTATCTTACATCGTTTTTATCCATTCAAaacttcatttttttattttttttcactgAAAAAAATATTTTAGATTTCAACATTTTCGTATTACAATTGAAAATTTCTTGTAAATCCAAAAAttctaattatttttattttacaattgtaatatcaatttattattttgtgcgatttgtattttatgtGGACTTCATTTGATTCTTTGAGTCTTGACAGTAAATGTGTGTGAGAGAAAAATGGAGAAGAAGCCAATCGATGAGATGGAGAGAGAAAATGACAAAAAATGATATTTTAATCATTTAACACTAAACAACATGAACGGTATTTATGAAATAGCATGTAAGTTTTTTTCtatcaacaaaaatatttttttattgatTGTAACGTCAAACGTTTTAGTTTCtgttagtaataaaaatattataccaCTAGTATACTAGTAGGACTATTTTGGATGGACAGACTGATTTCATGGGTTTCGGGACGGGAGTAGAATTAGATCGGACTAGGATTCAAACGTTTTAGTTTCTATTAGTAACAAATATACAATACCACTAGTATATTGGTAGTGCTGCTTTGGATGGGCAGACTGATTTCATGGATTTCAGAATGGGAGTAGGATTAGACCGGACTAGGATTTGAGCGTGGGTTTCCGTAAACCCACTGAGCCTTTGGACGGAATTATTTGAAGGGAATGATTAACGAGTCAAATCCTATAGAACCTTTGGAATGTATGTTACGGGCATAAGGTTCGAGCACAAATGACCAAAACTACCCCTGATATCAGAAAACGAGACAAACTCGCTTCTCAACAACAAATTTTAACAATGTATCGAATTTTAAGGAAAACAAACATTATTGATTGAGAACAAAGATTCAGAAACTACATATTGTTTGTCTAGATAATACAAACACATTACGAAATTCTTAAAACAGTTTTACACATCCATCTAACAAACAGATTTCACAACCACCATCTTGTTTTACGATCAACCAGAAATTATACATATGCTTCTCTTTTCTCTAGTTCAACGGACTAGAACATATCAACACCATCTTTATCTGCCATGATTAGGTCCAATGCAGGCACCTATTGACCCAACCTCTTGAAGCTATCCATTTTGACCAATTTAGCCTACAAAAATACAACAGGCACAAGGCAATTAAACCAACATTGGCTAGATTGTAAATTGGAATGACCAATGGAAATGCAAGCAAGTTACCGTTATGTCTGTTTTACGTTTCAGTCTCTTCTCGTCAAAACTCAAATGATCCCCTAGAATAGAATTCAGGGTCTTCAAAGTTTTGTTTTGTTCGGTGAAACAGACTTTCATGTTGTTGCTGAACTGCCTCACTTCAGTTTTCTTCTTCATTTTATCAATTCCCTCCAACTTAATCACTGTCTCACTTAACATCTTCCTCTTCTTGGGAATTGATTCAATGTCAATTGGATCAGCTTCCAGTATGTTCTCCTTCTTCTGTTCATACATTGGATCATCAACAGGCTCTTTCTTCTTCTGCTTGACACTATCTTTAACAACATTAACAGCTTTAACATGATCCTTCTTCATTGAATCATCACTAGGTTCCACCACATGATCACCAACAACAAAATCAACAACAGGATCACCAACTATAGGATCTTTCTTCTCCTACTTATCACTGGcttcaacaacaggatcatcatcAACCATCTTTTCCTTctgcttataattttttttaacaacTTTTTTTTAACATTCTTCTTCTTCTGAATCACATTCTTTGCAACAACTTCCTCGTCAACATGCTCCTTCTTCTTTTGACTGTCATTATTTCCAGCAATATCCAATTCTTCTCCAATTGTTACACCTTCAATTGATGCCCTGAGACCGACTTGATTCTTGTGACTGAAGCCTGAGGCTCCTTCTTCTTCTAGGTTCTGTTGCCATTGCTTCATTTGTTGGCGGTGAATCCTCAGACACACACTCAATTGCTAAAATGATGACCTTTGAATGATTCCCTATCTCTATATCACCAAGCATTTCAGCAGCATCTTTATCATCTTCTAAATATCCCACAAATGCATCTGCACCTAATCTGTAAGACAATTTCCTAACACTTGTACTTACCAATCTTCATAACTTCTTCTTTCAGCATCTCACTACTAACATGATACTTCATATAAGAACTGAGTATTTAATCGAATTTTCAAAAGCCACAATTTTCCCTCTACCATTCCATTTGAAATGGCTGACATGATGAAATGTGATTTTCAATATATCAAAATCACCTATAGTCCTACAATAAAAAGCATCTCTTTCAATCCAATAATTTTTTATGTCAACAAGAAGGTAAAAAGCATAAATTAAAGAACTTACTTCACTATCTTCTTCAAACTGCAAAAAGTGGGAAATCAATCACTTGGAAGTAGAACACACAGCTACAATCACAAACCATGAACGATTAAGACTCCATAGCATTTAGGTTATACCAATGATTGGTCAAATGTTGTTGCATGTCGATGGTTCAAGCAACAGTTTAATCAGCATATCAAATTGAAAAACAATCAGGCGTATGAAAAAATACAGATCATTAAGAAACCAAGTCATACAGAACATATTCCATTAAGTTCAACAATCACTTTACCAATAAGAAGCCGAAAATACTGTGATCGTCGTGCTGGAAGGAGACCGCCAATCGGATAGTTTGAGTGCAGATCGAGAAGAGTAAATGGATTTTGAGACGAGAACAGTTCATTTCGGTACGAAACTTAACCGAAAACGTAAAAAAATGGAGAAGAAGGTGAAGAGATTTTCTAGGTTAAGAGTGAAGTAGTATAAATTTTGAAACAATGGTTGTTCGAAGATGAAAAAGAGTTAATGTTTTGAAATTCTATTTAATGATATGAAACGAATTAATTGAGACGGAGGGTATTTGTTGTCTTTATTAAAAATAAGTGAGGACAATAGTGTAACTTCCTTCAATTTTTTGCAAGTCAGCGAATCCCACGAACGTAGATTTCGGGAAAAACACCCCCCATTTATATTAGTCGATTTTGACTTCACGAATCATAATTCGGTCCCCAAAATTGTCAACCAAAGCAGCCTGTAGGGTATAGATGCAAGTTGTTTTCCTGAGGAGGATGCCAGCGCAGATATTTTGTAAGTATTGATTAGTATTTTAGTCCCCTGACTGTTGTTTAATTTTTCCGACACGTAATTGCTTTATTTACGCGCCAAATTGTTTGGTGAATTACAAGtttgaaaatgaaatgtcgtttctTTCAGGTTTTGGTAAAATTTGGCCATTTGTATATAAGAACAACTTTTTATTTCATCATGTTTCGAGAGATTCGGTTTAGGGCAATTAGTTTTGTTTCTCTGTGGTCTTAAACCTATTTAGATATGATTAGAAAAGAATTACTGTAGTACTTATTTCTATTGCAATTAGCTTTTTTCCTTTTTTGTCTATAGCGCAATTGAAAAagctttgtaaatattccttaACCAAAATCTGTAGTTTGAATGAAAATGACAAAACCATATGTCGCAAATCATAGTACGTAAATTATTATCTATTTGTAGTAATTTGAATATAACCAATTGTAGATCATCGAAATAAATAGAATGTCATGAATACATGAATTACACATACAATATTAGCATTCTTTTAAAGTCCAAATTAAACATTTAATATATGAGGTTATGTGGGCAAAGTAATACAAGAAATCGAAAGCTTAcgcaagaacacttccaagttcaaGAGCTGACTGTTGATATATATAGTATGATACCTTATTTTTTTAGAAACTCGAAAAGTACGTAAGATTCGGTTCTTAATCAATAGTTAAGTTAAGGGATGATACCTAATATATTTTACTACTACAGTCATTTTTATCATATCTCATTGTCGACGAACGTATGATTTCTTAGTAATATACCTGACTAATTTTTTATCGGACCCAAACCAATCACTAGTTCTATATGTATTTTTCAACCCGAAAATCTGTTCGTTCTGAATTCATGACCTGATCAATCCGAACTTTGAATCAACAGGCCGATTAAAGTGATTATGTGAATGGATTAAAACAAACAAATAATCATGTTATTGAGCCACACTACTCCACTATAAAGTAAAAATTGTTTATATTGATAATCGGTCCAAACAGGTCATACGATGTTCTTAATCATCCCTATTAGATGGCGTTTGTTTCTAAATCTGATGAAACTATAATATGACTAAAGAATAGCATCGATGGAAAGAATAATTTGTTTTTTCTAAAGTTGTCAAGTAAATGTGTATTTGAGAAAACAAAGAAGATAAAGTAGACATGTACATTTCTTAGGAATGAATAATGTTTGCTAGTTCAAGTTGCGTTGCAGTTTGCAAGACAGTACATATAAGTTAATGTCGTGACGCACACAATAGTTTTAAACTAAAAAAAAGTCATAAACATTGGACATTTCAagttctaaattatatatattacgttgatTTATTATATCAAGAACCGGCTGGAGTACTAGACAAACCATGCGACTGTCTAGAGCcccaattctatttttatttttttacgaaATATGTATAGTGAATAAGACCTTaaataaattaaaattttatttaaaactCATGTCTTTATAATTAAAATTTCATTTAAAACTTAAGTTAAAGCCCATAACTTTTTTTAATACTCTATATAAAAAATCTCAAAATTATATATGTTGAAATTTGCTGCATTGAGGAGGAGATGAACGATTAGAGTTTTTAATTTGAATTGGGGATCGACCGTTAGAGGAAAGAAAGAAGAAAGGCACTTCTCGTTTCTCCTCAGATTGGATGGACTTTGCTACCCTCTCGGATCAACTGGGCCTCGCCAACTCTCTCGGTCCATTTGGTTCTATCAATTGCTTCTACTTCAAGCCAAAGCCAACTCCTCCTTCTTTCACAAGATTTTACTGTACATGAATCCAAATTGCATCACTCTCAACCACTCTCAACCACTCTACCACTCCAAACATGACTGAGTATGACTGAGACAACAATCACAAGATATTGAACAAAGATAGACTAGATTTTTTAGTACTTGATGTATTTAGTTAATCATCCATCATAAAACTTGTAGTATAAATATGTACCACATTGTCTTGTAACTGTTCGTCATTTTGAGTTAATAGAAAAATTGAGATTCTATCTCACAAAACTATCTCTTTCGATCCTTAATCTCAATATGGTATCAGAGCCCGTAAGAAATCTCAATTTTAAATTTAACTCAACTCAAAATAACCTCCAAAATCAACCAAACACTCACCTTTGCATTTTTTTTAGGAAAATcttttcaaaatatcttcaatcacTTCTCTTGATGCACCTCTCTTGCATACATTTGATTTTTATCTTCACTCTAGTGAAAACCCCACACAGACACTAGTTTTACCTCTGCTCAATAACAACAACTATCATTCATGGCCGAGAGCTATGACAATGGCCCTGAGATCAAAAGCGAAGTTCAATTTTGTTAATGCAGAATCACACAACCATAAGAAGATGATGTAAATTTCTCTAACTTGGACAAATGCAACATAACAGTTTCTTGTTGGATCATGAACTCAGTTTCACCATCAATCAAACCCTCTATCTCCAGATCCAAAATTGCTCGAGCAATGTGGAAAGATCTACAAGGAATATTTTTCAAGATAGATTTCTTCAGAATCTTTGATGTCTAGGAAGAAATTTTCACTCTCAAACAAGATGACCTAGACATTTCTGATTACTGCACCAAAATGAGGACTCTGTGGGATGAATTTGATGATTTAAGGCCAATTCCAGAATGTGAATGTGCTATAAAATATGAATACAAGGCATTGAAGGTTATAACAGAATATTATGAGAATGACAAAATCATCATGTTCTTGAAAGGTTTGAACCCTATCTATGCTCACACCAGATCAACCATAATGATTTTTGATCTCATTCTCTCTCTTCAAAAGGTGTATGCAACAGTTTCTCAATATGAAAGGTTGAATATcttattacaagatgcagatgaaccATCTATTGTAGCTTTCTCCTCTGCAAAAGGGACAAAGCAGAATCAGAACAACAAGAAGAATCCTAAAGCAAAACTTATCTGCAACCATTGTGCCAAAAAAGGTCATATTGAATCTGAATGCTACATAATTGTAGGTTTTCCACCTGACTTCAAATTCACAAGAAATGCTTCTACAAACTTGTCTGCTGCAATAAGACAACAACCATGACCATCTCACAAGATGAGTATGAATCTCTCAAAAGGTAGGCTCAATCAAACTCTCAGTCTCAAGTctctactaacaacatggccaacaCAACTCATGCTTTCAATGGATATCAACATGGAACAAAAGGCTACAAGATCCTACATCTAAACAGTCACAACATTCAAGTAGGTTATCATATAGTTTTCTATGAGCATATTTTTTCCTAAAATGGACCACAAGTAGATCTAGATAGTCTTTGTTATATGATTCCTTCAAGAGGGAAGAATGTACCTCTTTTGGACGAAGAGTCTGCATCATATCATTCCATGTATGAAAATGATCTTGAGCATGTAGATAGTGATCATGAACATTCTATTGAAGAAATGTCTGATTTTCAGGAAACTGATACAGAACCTGCACAAGTGATAGAATCAGAAATTAGAAAATCTTCTAGAACTAGATTCACACCTAAGCCTTTAAAAGATTACCACTATCATCTAGTCCAAGTCTTATCTCAGCAGGACCATGACACTTTCCTTAAAGACTCAATCAACATTCCAATACCAGGTATTCCACATTCAATTCAAAATCATTTTTCAAAGTTTTCTCAAAAACATCTTGCTTTTactttaaagatttgttgtcaaaAGGAACCAAACAGTTTTAAGCAAGCTATGAAAAATGAGAAATGGCAAACAGCTATAGAGACAGAATTGAAAGCCCTCTCAAATAATCAAACTTTGGTTATATCTAACATGCCTAAAGGAAAAAGAGCTATTGGTTGCAAATGAGTATTTAAACTGAAGTATAAGTCAAATGGCTCCATTGAAAGATATAAAGTCAGGCTTGTTGCCAAAGGTTACACTCAGAACGAAGGGATAGACTACTAAGAAACTTTCTCTCCAGTTGCAAAGTTCACCACAATCAGGATCCTACTTGCTATTGCAGCCTCTAAAAAATGGCATACTACTTAACTAGACATCAATAATGCTTTCTTAAATGGTGATCTAGATGAAGAAGTATACATAAAAGCTCCTCCAAGTACAGACATTCCCCTTAAAAAGATTTGCAGAATGACTAAACTCTATGGGCTCAAACAAGTAAGTAGGCAATGGAATTTCAAACTAACCGAAGCATTGACACAGTTTAGATATTCTCAATCAAATTCTGATCATTCATTATTCATCAAGCATGAAAATGAGTCTTTTACAGCCATTCTAGTCTATGTTGATGATTTGATCATTGCAAGAAATGATTTCAACCAAATCACAACAACCAAATCCTTCTTACATGATAAGTTCAGTATCAAGGATCTAGAAAATCTCAAATACTTTCTAGGTTTTGAAATTGCAAGATCACATAAGGGAATTCATATGTGCCAAAGGAAGTATACCTTCGAACTTCTCTCTCTGAATCTGATTTTCTTGGTTGCAAGCCTTCATCCACTCCTATGTTGTATTCTGTAGAATTCTCTGATAAGTCCCCAAAGCTGATTGATCCCTCCATCTACAGAACACTGATCGAAAAGCTGCTTTACCTCACTCACACACGACCTGACATATCACAAAGCACACAACACTTGTCACAATTTTCGTGTGATCCAACAGAAGAACACTTGAAAGCTGCATGTAGAGTTTTAAGATACCTGAAATCTTCCTAGGGCAAGGTTTGTTCTTTTCATCTGATAACAACTTGGAGCTCAAATCTTACTCTGATGCAGATTGGGCTAAGTGTCCTTTTCACAAGGAAATCGGTCACAGGATTTTGTATCTCTCTCGGTGACTCTGTTGTTTCCTGAAAATTCAAGAAGCAATCTACCATTTCACGTTCTTCTGTCGAGGCAGAGTATAGCGCTCTCGCCATGGTTGCCTGTGAGCTTCAGTCGATTCGTtatcttcttcaagatttccagaTACATCACTCTCAACCTGCTCTCTTATATTGTGACAATCAATCCGCCATTCACATAGCTCGCAATGTTGTTTTCCATGAACGGACAAAACACATTGAAATTGATTGTCACATTATAAGAAATCAGGTGAAAGCAGGTCTGATTCAATTGCTTCCGATCCCATCTTCTCTGCAAATTGCTGACTTGTTCATCAAATCACAACGAGCACCCATATTTCGTCTGTTTCTTTCCAAGCTCAGACTTTTCGAATTTAGACAAATCCCGCTTGTGGGGGTTGTTGAAATTGGGTGCATTGAGGAGGAGATGAACAATTAGGGTTCTTGGTTTGAATTCGGGATCGACCGTTAgaggaaagaaagaagaaaaacgtTTCTCGTTTCTCCTCAGATTGGATGGGCTTCGCTGCCTTCTCGGGCCAATTAGGCCTCGCCAACTCTCTCGGCCCATTTGCTTCTGCTTCAAGCCAAAACCTACTCCTTCTTTCACAAGGTTTTAATGTACAGGAATACAAATGACATCACTTCAACCACTCTCAGCCACTCCACCACTCCAAATATGGTTGAGACAACAATCACAAAATATTGAGCAAAAATAGACTAGATTTCTTAATACTTAATGTATTTAATTTAATCATCCATCATACAACTTATAGTATAAATATGTACAATATTGTCTTGTAATTGTTCATCTCATTAAATTGATAGAAAAATTGAGATTTTATTCCACAAAACTATCTCTTTCGATCCTTAATCTCAATAATATATAAGCTTATACCAAAAACTTAAATAGAAAGACTACAATTAAATTTACTTATCTCAAATTTTATATAGAAATTTCTTCATCTTCGTCTTTCTATCTCTATCTTAGAATTGAAAAGAATGGTTTTAAGTATAGGTATGGCAAATTGCATGAAAATTTTGTAATTTAGCAACTAGTGGCAGGTGGTCGGTGCCAGGCGTAACCAGGATAGAACCAGCGGTGATAACGTAACCAGCCGTCATCTTCTACCACCGACGCGTCCAACTCTCTTTTTTCTCTTTTAAGAATAAAGTTCAGTCCGACTCTCGAGAGGAAGAAAATCTTGGTCACATTTATTTCATTGGAAACAAATTGCTGACGCTCGTCAACACCTACTCACATTAAACTTTCTATTCTTTTTCTTTTAGTATCGACAAATTCAGTTTGTTCATAAAAAGAAAACGACAAACTCAGGTTTATCTCATTTAATATTCAATTAAATATACCATCTTGCCCCTCACTTGTTCCATATTTACGAGATCATCATGACCATTGGCTATGTTTAAAATTAATTAGTCAAAATTTAAATGATGATCTAATAGTAATAAACACTTTGTTAATGAACAAGTAAGGTACTCGCTTAACTATAATGACACAACAATGTGATAAGCGATAAGGAGAAAAGGAATATAGAACTAGTAGCATGATAAGAGGAAGTTAGACTATCACCAAGTCAGAAGTAACATGTAACTAGATTTGTGGCAAAATAAATATGGATGCCCCTACATGTCACAGGTCCTTGACCAGGAAAAAAATGTCACACTTCAAGCCTATATATAGGATTGAGCATTTATCTTTTActttcaaaaaataaaataaaaataatctaATTTTCTCCCAAAATGACTGTCTTCGTCTTCGGTAACATCGCTAATCTAGCCCAATAGTCAATTTCTTGCTCTAATTAGAACTCACACATTTATTTTTTCTTAGTTAGCAATCGTTTATTCGCATTGTTGATTTGATATTTTTCACAGAGGCTGCTGTTGAAAATGTGTATGCCCACAAAGAATCAGTTGGTGAATTTAAGCTTGATGGAG contains these protein-coding regions:
- the LOC139882630 gene encoding uncharacterized protein, which translates into the protein MRTLWDEFDDLRPIPECECAIKYEYKALKVITEYYENDKIIMFLKGLNPIYAHTRSTIMIFDLILSLQKVYATVSQYERLNILLQDADEPSIVAFSSAKGTKQNQNNKKNPKAKLICNHCAKKGHIESECYIIVGFPPDFKFTRNASTNLSAAIRQQP